CCAGATTCCAAAGAAACTTTtggtaagaaaaataaaatatatagttAATAGTATAATTAAAGAATTGTGAATACCTGcaattaacaaaaaatcaaatgcaCCCTGATTAGATCGTGTGATATCTTCCGAACATTTGATGGGTGTGCCACTGTTGGTTCTAGCCAATAAACAAGATATTACAGACTGCATGGGAGTCAGAGACGTTAAAcctattttcaatcaaaatgCCCATTTAATTGGGCGAAGAGATTGTATGGTTATGCCTGTGTCTGCTTTGAATGGGTAAGCAAATTAGTTTTGGAACTTCAAATATGCTTTAGACTAGTTTGTCCTACCTTATTTCCaaattctatttgaattttcttatGACATGGTTTTTGTTGAATATTTGTTCAATgagtaaatatttcaattatatcttttttttgagaaaaaagaattactcaaatcactgaaaaaatatttgataaagtaatttttaatattctaaaaattttggtctaaatcattttttttactgtaaCTGTTGTTCATTACCTGCGTCAACTTCTCAAAAGCAATTGATTCATTATGAATTTTGACTATTCATCAGTCAGAGCAATTTTGATGAGCTACAATTATTCGTagaaagaattattttttctatcatgtggagaaaatttataattaaagaataaaaatttcagtgACGGAGTTGATGAAGGGATCCACTGGCTGGTCGATTGTGTCAAGAGAAACAGTGACGTTAGACCTCCACGAAATCAAGATGATAATTATTTATCGTAAATATAAAAACACGCGTCAACTTAGCTTGCatgttcaattattttatacgaaaataaCTATTGGGATATGGGTGGATgtacgaaaaaataagaaagaaaaataattcttcataTGTTTATGACCTGGGTgcacaaacgttttttcgatTAATGTATCACTTTATCAAAGAAGGAACCTGGATAGGAAAGTCACAATGAGCAGACAGGAGGGGGAAGAGTAGATATATACACCGATGGTGGAATCTGGTACATTAGAAGATTGTGGTTTCAATGGTAACTGATATTAAGTCACCCAGATAAGAGATAGCAAATCGAGCACACCTTCGTACCTTGAGCATTCACATGATCGACCATAACgagctttttctcttttgtcttGGCTCAGTTACATAAcaagaaaatttatatatatacaagtaGTAAATATATTTTGCATTTTCAATGATTAAATCAAAGtggtaaaatttatttgatatACGTTCTGTGGAACTGAGCCTAATACACGCGACACTtacgaatttcattcatttccgGATCAAAATGTGGTATTATGAACCAGAGGACTGGAGTGTATTGCCCCCTGAGCTTAATAGAAGGTAAATACTTCATTACGTTAGTACGAATGGATAATTGTGCGAAAAGTTGTACCTTTTATAATTAATTCTCAAAAAAGCCGTTTAGATTGGAACCGTTGAATATATCAATCCAAGTATTTTGAAATACAGCAATAGAGAAGGCCGTTTTCCGATATTGATTGTGAGTATATTGAGAGTACGTGTTTTGGTATAGGGCTTGCATAGTACTCACAGTCAATATCGGAACCCACCCATAAAAACGGTATTGATGTATTGATAATCTGTGTAGTaatgcaatgacaaatttttcgtatCAGCGAAGAATTTAGCTTGTTCGTTcacgataataaaaaacaatcttgCAACGTCATCAATGTGCATTTTTCTCCTTTAAATTAAACGTTTGAACATTGGCGGGCTTTTGACTTGGTTCTGATAGTTCTGAAGTCGGAAGCGTCGAAAGAGACACGGGGTACATTCTGTTTGGACGCTGACAGCGTTAATAGCGCTATTTTGCGTTCGATTTGGCGTTGTAAACGCAACAAGCGTTTAGATGGGTGCGTTTAGAATTGTGTTCTCAACGTTCCCGAAGTTCAAGTGGTTGAACGCATCCACAGAGAGAATCGTTTGTTATCTCTGTTATCGTACTACTGCTTGTTTCGCTGTCTTCACTTTTCGATGAATCCAGTGTTATTTCGTCAAGTAATTAAAAAAGAACAAGATCACTTGTTGGTTCCGCCTTTTTGTAATCGCACCAAATCCAACATGATGTGAACGCAACCAGTGTCACCGCGTTCACTTCAAATCGAACACGTTTTAGCGTTATTAGCATTATTAAGGATGATGAAGCGGTCCAGTTGAGTCAAATGACGGtttacgaaataattttttccgaaGGCCCGCAAAATTGATTATGAGGCACAAATAGATGCTTTAGATGATATTGCTCTATAAAATATATAGTTTGTTTGCgtatttattctttttaatatttttattaaacgaaaaagaatttttttttcgtcattaccAACTTCAAAAAGTCTATCATTCACGAGTGTTATTATGGAAATAACTGTTTCAGTGAACATTTTATGTAATTTAAAATGAACTCCAGAGAGTCATTTATAATAACATCTACTTCTATTCATGTCACAGAATTATTTATTGtgactttttattaatattaaatgTATCCAAGACAAGGCAACATCGCGAATTTTGAGGTTGGCAACACTGCTCGCTTACGATTTGGACTGCGTACAGCACGTTGAATATTCTCAACGTAAACAAACATGTCGGTGCTGGACGACCGTCCACGTGATAAGTTCGGAAAGTTTACAACCAAAAAGAAACTacaatggaaagaaaatattgtgaTCGCAaataaaagacgaaaaattatCAGTGAGCGTGCAAATGATTTGATTGTTGACGGTCGTCGTATAGTGGAAATAAAGAGGTTAGCTGAGGATATGTGGTGTTCGACGTGTGATGCTCCGCTTTCATTTCGATACATTgaggacgaaaaaataatcggGCTAGCTAGCATCTTTTATGTGAGATGTCAGCTATGCCTCCTACTTTTAGAGGTTCGAACAAGTAAAGGTCATAAACAGGATAATTATACGCACTTTGATATCAAcgttaaaaattctcttgGTAAGTAATCAAACCGTTTCCGCTTTATCTCAAATTGTTATTAACTAATGAATAAACTTTCAGCTATGATTGACGCAGGCGTTGGTATTAGTCAATTGAACAGCATTTTTTCAGCGTTGAATATCCCCATAGTTAGTGGCACGTTAgtcaaacgaaatgaacggcATGTTGGTAAAGCATTGGAGAAACTGGCACGCGAAACGTGTAGGGAAGCAGTCAAACTTGAAAGGGAACTGACTCAAACCACCACGTTGTAAGACAATTCTATTACTtatggaaaattttcgaaatttatatAACTCATTGTCTGGAAAAAACGTTCTGTACAACGGttgtaaaaaaacttttcatatatataaatgaaaGACCCGTTTTTTGATGTTGTTCCATGATAACTCAAACGaggagtatttttttttttaatcttccaTGGAACAGTTTGGTGTAGTGACcgcacaatttttcaaatataattgCTTTAATAGATAATATCGTATTTGATTGACAATACCGACATACAACAAATGATcattaatcttttttttaggTTTCGTAGATTTCATTGGTACCTCATGTTATATCATTTACATGTAGTATCATTTGTTAGTAAATCCAGGATACATTTTGGCACATCCGTACAGCCAGGACCATCAGATCAACACTGCTCTTCTGAGAGCAATGGACGTCAATGAACTAGTACTGTGTAGATAATGAGTAGATAAAATAATCACTAAAATATAAATCTTAGTTTGTAAACTAACTAAATCATGATATAATCATTACGATTATCACTAATTGCATGTCGAATAGTAGTACCGTTGGATAATTAGGCTTGGATTATAAGATTTGTAACATTTCTATTTTTGTGGCTTTTTGTAATTATTTCTAGGGACTCAATGGTGAACACATTAAAGAGGGAAGCAGCTATAAATTCAAAGCTGTATCTTTAGATATTTTTTTGATACATTTTTCCAATCATTTTCATAACTGATTATCATGGTGTGTTTTGATTTAATAGCTAAAATTTATTCCAAGTGGTGTTTTTTTTAACCTTTTCTGTTTTAATttactgatttttatttgttgaacTTTCTGTTTCTTTCTGTGCTTGTTGAACTTTCTGTTTCTTTCTGTGCTTGTTGAACTTTCTGTTTCTTTCTGTGCTTGTTGAACTTTCTGTttcattctataaaaataatctataaagcgtttgatttttttatttttttctttcgccaattttttagaTCAAGTGATCAGCAGCCATCATACCAGTCCGAGCAAGATGTAGTGCCATTAAAAGTCTCCTTCGATACGGGGTGGCAGAAGAAGGGATCGGGACGATCTTATAACAGTTTAACTGGTAAGActtatttttgcaaaaaagtaTTTCATCTCATTATCAATAAGTAGAAAATGAATCATTGTGCTATTTCTACGTATTTCAGGACATGGCATTGCAGTAGGATCCAAAAGTGGTAAAGTGCTCGCTTAcgggacgaaaaataagcgATGCATTCGCTGTGAAAAAGGACATAAACCAAGTGATCATGATTGTCGACTAAATCACACGGGGAGTTCGAAATCTATGGAAGGTGCAATTGCTGTGGAAATATTGGCCAAAAACTCAATGTTCGTAGAAGAGGGAGTTGTTATTGGTACTCTCATCGGTGATGATGACTCATCGACTATCGCCCAAGTTCGACGCGAGTCAGACCATCCAGTTGAAAAAGAATCAGATAAAAATCATGCAGTCTGCACTCTCAGCAAAAATATGTGGGCGTTGAAAATCCCCGGAAAAGTGATTGAATACATAAAGTATTGCTTTGGCTGCGTACTAATAAAGAATAAGGGCAATGAGGAAGCTGTAAGAAGAGGGATTTTAAATATAGTTCCACACGCCTTCGATGACCATTCCAATTGCTGTCGTTCTTGGTGCGGATTCGTTGACAACCCCGAAAATTACAAGCACAAGATTCTACCAGACGGAAAAGGTTTGACCGATGTGAACATGAGAGCTTCCCTCACTGCAATTTTGACAAAGTTTGCAGCTAACTCAAAACGTCTTGCTCCCTGTGGTTCGACCCAAGCAAACGAGTCATTCCACAACATATCTCTCAGCAAAACCACTAAACGATGTCATTATGGTGGATCCGAGTCGAATGATTTTCGCGTGGCCTCAGCGGTTTGCCAAAAAAATCACGGGACTTCTTACGTGGTAGAAGCCAATATGAAGCTTTCTCTGTCACCGGGCAAATATACAAAAACTCATCGAGAAAAGAAAGACAAAATGCGAATCAGCCGAGCGCTTGCTGCTACAACCGTTGAGAAGAAGCGTCGTCGTCGGCAACTACACCGCTTGCGTCATTCaaaaaatgtcgtttccgaaaatAAAGAAGGAATCACGTACTTATCTGGAAGCGGATTCCATTCAttcgatgataataataatgatttcaCTCAATCGAACGAGTCGATTCCAAACGATAGCCGTTACGCATTTTTTGATGTGGAGACAACGGGACTTTCGAAATCAAGCGAAATTGTACAGCTTTCCGCCAAGATTGATGATAGAGAATTTGATGCATATTTAGTGCCTACATGCGGTTTTGCCCCTACTGCATCTCTTGTTACAGGTATAATATACTGATGATGTTTttcacgaataattttttGCTAAAATATCGTTTCTAGCAAATAATGacttgattttaaaaaatactccAGGTTTAAGTGTTGAAGAAGGAGTGCTGTATCGAAATGGCGTGAAGATGGCTACGAAATCACGGACTTTgacaataaaatcatttatagaTTTCTTGTCACCTGGACCGGTAATACTTATTGCCCACAACGGGGGACGATTCGATGCTCCTTTACTCATCAAACAAGTGCAAATTTTGGGATTAATGGACAATTTTCTCTCTGTAGTCTGCGGATTTTGTGATACGCtgcctctttttaaaaaaatgttaccaGATAGAGTAAAAAGTAAAGGATCTTTCAGTCAAACAGCTTTAGCTGAGGATTTCATTGCAATCGGATCATCAGCCGGTGCTCACAATAGTATGGTCGACGTGATTACGTTAGagaatattgtaaaaattgtaggtgtcactgaagaaaatctcCGATCCAATGCCGTGACTGTTAAATCAATAATCACACAGGAAATTCAAGCTGCGAAAACTGCAGACATTAAAAAGGGATTAGATTGTCTCAAAAATGGGGTTTCGATAGGAATGTTAACCAAAATAGCGAAGGCTGGGATAACCATCGAAAACCTGACAAAATCACTCCTCGATGGTGGTGAAGATGCGGTGGTAATGCTATTGGGGGTTGATGTGAACGGTCGACCTCGAGTAACCAAAAATAAACGCGTTCTGCAAAACTTAATAGCAGAGTTGAAAAAGTATCCCTGAAAATGCCCACTTCAATAAACGGTTCCGTAACTTAATTACatcattataattataattgtACGATGTAAAACGgtctattaaaaaatatatataatattgttgaattttgaaatgaatataaaaaataaagatatgAAATTTATCGCaaagtgaaatgaaaatgttgtAAGTTATTACATTGTTGATACATAAAATATAAACCCACCAACTTTACCATTCGCTCTCAGCCTATGAAATCCATACGCATGtattatgataaataaaataagcaagtattttttatgtttaaaaTGCATGAGCGACCATTGTGCCGACATTTCAAAGCGTGGAAGTTAAAATTCGCGCCACTGAATATTTTCAGGTTATGGTTACCTAGTCGACGCAGCGTTGCCACATCCATTCATTCGCTACttaaaattcttcatatttcacTGAACCTTCAAGATTaaacattaaaaatatatattttccggTGGGCAagacgtgttttttttttttttaatcgttcatgaaaatttagttTACGTTCACACGTTCATAGAAATAGTTTATCTTGGCGTTGAATTATCAAAATAATACCAAAACTCATAGTGTAATCGTCTTTCCCATCTAACCGCATGTTAAACTACAtagataaaacaatttttttctctggtgttttgtggtgaaaaaatttttaaaaaatcataaacatTCCGAATAATCCAACCTCtactatatatttttttcaaaatgaaatctTGGATTTCAACTaacgcttcaacctccttaacgctattaacgctgtcagcgttcaagtagaatgtacccacgaaagaaaacaaaattccgaCAATTTTTTACAACATTCGACTTCGTTTAGATATAGCTACTAGCAGCATGTGCTCTGAATGTTCGTGAAACAAATGACATTATGTAGTCGAAATTTGTGCAGCAACAAAGCAAGCCAGTTATATTTTGGTGTACGGAGTCACGTAGTAGTAGTACAAATCACGGTAGCACCGCACTGACACACCACAAGGCACAAACCATGGTGAATAGTGACCCCGCTTCACGGTCACGGTGCCCACGGTACATTCATTCTATGTATTTGTGTCTATATGAATTTTGCGTGTTgcgtcaagtaaaagtgtgcGTTCTCGAGTTTTCGTTATCTGTACGTCTATACTTACTGTATTTTTTCGGCGCTATACTGTGAATAAACCTACATTTTACATAGTTTTCCTACCGTGTCTAGAGGTGAAATTAAGATAGCGAACAGAAGAGTGCTTATAGGCTAAATCACGGAACTGTCGCAagacagaaaataaaaatatttgcagtTCTCGGCACTAAAATGAATATGCGTATTTAGACGATACGACATATGGGCGAAGAAGTACGTATCCGAAAACACTCATAAAATAGTTAAATCGTTATCGAATGAAAAGTAAAGGGGGAAaattatattctcaaatcCAGGTGCGGCATTTTGTGAGGGCGCGTTAATCGCAAGAGTATCCTATTTCCCTTATTTATTATGCGTGATGCGTGTCATATGCACGTGTGCGTGCCGTGAGGTTAGTGTGCGCCATCTATAATCGTCCCGGTCGTCCCCCATAGTAGTCaaggcattttttttttcaactgtcgTTCGAATGActacacaaatatatatatatacgcgcgcgcgcgcgcgcgtgtgtgtgtgtgtgtgtgtgtgtgtgtgtgtgtgtgtgtgtgtgtgtgtgtgtgtgtgcagaTTATACTACAGTGTGTATTATCTCGAGGTTCCACGTTCCACGTCCGTCGTTGAACAATATTCGAGAGTTCGAGTAAAGACAcgggaaaaatattatttggtTCAGTAGCATGAAAAACGACCTCgacatgaaataaataataaaagcaAACAGAATTCGTGAAATTTATCCATATATTTTATGTATCTGTGTTATACATGTGAACAAATTTAAGGAAACAATTATTTAGGTAGGCCGATTCTTGTTGACTGCACAAGTGCGGCGGTGGTGCggtgagtgcttttctcttgTTGGCTTCTAGTCAATTGGCGTAACGTCACTCGCTACTTCAAGATCCTATATAAAACATTTCTGTCCGTTAGACAACCCAGCCCAAGTCTTGTAGTACGTCGAGCAAGAAATCTTTAACCTCCTATTCGAGAtcgttcagaattttatttgaagcaaaaggtttcatttttcgtgtacTCTATTTACATAACTCGATTACCCTACGAcgctcttcaatttttctttttagttGATCGATGTCCAAAGCAAAAGATATTAATGATCTCTGATCTTGTTCCATAGTATTCCCTCAACACTGGAAAAAACTgcagttttttatttgagaGCATGACTcactattttttaattagCTCTGACGTTTTGTTTGATCTGTTTCgttaatgaaaagaaaaacgtgtTGTAAACTAACAGGACTGTCCAAGATAGAAGTTGTTGCTAGCTGTTACACTTTTTTCATCCTGGTGGCTCCTATCTCACGGACTAACCACCGTTCAGCTGTTTTCTATAGGGAAGTGTACTGCGAGGCAAGGGAATATTTCATAGTGACATTGAAATCATGAATGCCTCAGAACATGGGTAAATTGATTGCATTGTTTAttatcaattttgtttttattttctgttcaAATCTTATAgatcaattttcttttattgattTGATTGTATATTATCCACAAATGTTTGTAATGTGGAGACAAAATATTCTTCCATTAATCGACATAATAGAATTAATAGATTCATTTCATTGATCTTCAATATCATTAATAGAACTTTtcccaatcattttaattcatACTAATTgatccattaattttttgtttttcaagttttaaatAAACTAGTAAAAACATGTTTTTAACTtagacaaaaaattttaactcgaGAGCATGAATCAGTTGGTATATCATAATTGTGAGTGCAAGAGAGATAGCTACAAATTTTGGaagtaaaatttttccataccgTTCGTCCGATCGGATAAAAAATGTGTCAGCCCATGCAGGATGATGGCAAAGATGGACtgtaattcatttttattccaaccAGATGAACggtgtcaaaaaatttcaactttggAAATTCAAGGCAAGATTAGatgactgatccatcctcttaaaacATAATTTTGGAAATTCTTGGACTGAACAATGAAAGTAAGTTCCAAGTTGACTGATTTAACCCCAACACAAttgtttcaactttttcaaaagtccaataaaattttttgggaaaaaaattggttccACAAGATTTCAAAGATGTTAATCATTAGCGGTGTAACGCATGTTAAttgcaatgattttttttttttttttttttaattataagaACATATCCTAACATTATTTCTGAATAATTGTTTGATTTTTCTAGATTGAAAATGGGTATTTAATTTGAATAGACACAAATCATGTTCAGAAAGTATTGGAAAtatccatgaaaatttgtcattgtcTTACTGCAAAGAATGATCATTTTAACGCTTTaagaatgttaaaaattgtatttgttcTTCTTTTTGTGTTATTGACTTGGCATGATTATCGTGTGTTTTTACAGGTTTAACCCATCCTTTAACATGGCCTCCATAAAGCAGGCTTTCAATGAGGCTGTTGAAAGAGGTGGGTAACGGAAAGAGCAGGAATGGTTATTACTTTTTCTGTATAAATTCCTGATTGTGCAAAATGCTTATATCTTTGATTTGGACCAATGCATTTTCATTAAAAGAGAAATATCTTTCTTCTACTCATATGCTCTGGTctacttttgaataaaatggcCTGTAAAAAATTAACAGTACATAAATTCTTTTTAGGACAATCAAATTCGTCTGATTGGCTTTCTTCTTTATTTGTTAAGCACttaaattaaaaacaattttcctaTTCCAAcagaaatttaatttttttgcaaatgcAGCAAGAAAAGAATTGTCAAAACGTTACTGATACGAAGTTGCACTTTGATAAtataatattgttaaattcaaAAGTATCAACAGTCAGGATGCCTGCACCAACTCGACTCCGAGATCTTATAAGGCAAATAAGAGCAGCCAGAACAGCGGCTGAGGAGCGTACTGTAGTAAACAAAGAATGCGCTTATATAAGATCAACGTTCAGAGAAGAAGACAGTGTCTGGAGATGTCGGAATATCGCAAAACTTTTGTACATTCATATGCTCGGGTAAATcaataatatttcatcaaGTATCTGCtgaaacattttaataatttctttAATACTACTGTTACAGTTATCCTGCCCATTTTGGACAATtggaatgtttaaaattgattgCGTCGCCGAGGTTTACGGACAAACGTATTGGTTATTTGGGCGCTATGTTATTGCTTGATGAACGACAAGACGTTCATCTTTTGATTACCAATTGTCTTAAAAAGTAAGCTCCCATCGTGATTGAGAAACACGAAAAGATCTATTGCAATTCCAGTGATCAGTTGAAATACCTATTGAGATTATAAAAGAGTCATGTCACATTACTAGGAAACATGAGTTCTCTATCATTGATTTGAACTGAAATGTATAATATGATCTTTTGTTTGCGATATTTACAGCGATTTAAACAGTTCCACACAATTCGTGATTGGTCTAGCGTTATGTACTTTAGGCGCGATAGCCTCACCGGAAATGGCGCGAGATTTGGCTTCAGAGGTTGAACGATTGATGAAATCACCGAACGCCTACATACGAAAAAAAGCTGCTTTGTGCGCATACAGAATAATACGCAGAGTACCCGAGCTCATGGAAATGTTTCTGCCAGCTACGAGAAGTCTCTTGACTGAGAAGAACCATGGAGTTTTAATAACGGGTGTGACACTAATTACCGAAATGTGTGAGAATAGCGTTGACACCTTGAATCACTTCAAGAAGGTGAGACTTCTATTAATTttagtttctaaaaaaataaaacgagttTCACACAACCCAAATTTCATTACTGTATTTGTGCTTTCGTCCTTTATATGCGCGTATCTATAAATTCCTAATGATGGATGATggtaataattcattttttattaaacaaCAAGGAAATAGCCACTAATTCGATAAATGTAATTGACTTGTTCCAAAAACTTAGGGAATATATCAATTTCTTTgtatggaaaataaataatcaaccACTGACTCAGGCatttgcagatttttttttcaaatcagtgATTGAAGTTCtctttattgaacaaaaaaattactcaACATTTATAATTGTACAAGTTTGATCTGTCTTGTTAAGGAATGCGGCCATCGAGAGGTAAATTCATACAACCCTTTGCTGTGTTAATTACTACGTTGTTTCATGCATGAACTTTCGAAGCTTGATCATATATTGTGGATATGaaaattatgataaaaaagaaatttgggaTGACGGCTGCAGTGACTCATATATGGGATAGATTCAACTTTGCTCATAACGATCCTAAATGTGAATAGAATTactgaaaaatgataaaaacctGAAAATTAGATATTTCACTGTCGTTGATCGTACTGTGTACTTTGATTCTTCTTTTCTCGTCTATTGTAGGGggaaattttatattattcggaatttccccttttttctcttcctttaaataaatgcaagttACAATCTCTTGTTCTTGTATTGTGATGATCACTATTATCGATATCGCATTCGCTATTTGCcgacgatatttttattgtccAGGTTAATTTTCTCTCCCTTCGCACTACGTTCACGTATTTTATATCTCTTTCGATGGACTGCAACTATATCTgctgttttatatttttctttgtaaacTTGTGACGCTCAGTTTCCATATTTGTTACGTTTTACAAACAAATGAAcgttgaaatatatatattcattaataaattttttgcaaGTATTTTACCGTGAAACTAAGTGCTTTGctcgtttgtttttatttcgaattgcAGATTGTTCCGAATCTCGTgagaattttgaagaacctCATACTCGCGGGTTATTCGCCAGAGCATGATGTTTCTGGTGTCTCGGATCCATTTTTACAAGTGAAAATCTTACGTTTGTTGCGCATACTAGGACGCAATGATGTTGACGCCTCCGAGGCGATGAATGATATCCTTGCTCAGGTTGCCACCAACACGGAAACGAGCAAAAACGTTGGTAATACGATATTGTACGAAACCGTTCTGTCAATTATGGATATTAAGTCAGAATGTGGATTGAGAGTTTTGGCAGTTAATATACTTGGACGTTTTCTTCTaaacaacgataaaaatattcgttaCGTCGCTCTTAACACTCTCCTTAAAACCGTATATGTTGACACAAGCGCCGTGCAGAGACATCGCTCTACGATATTGGTAATTATATTGATTCATCATCGCTGACTAAATTTCTCTAATTTCATCATAAATTCCCAACCATTGTTCAATTGAGTTACGAAAGGATTGTTTTATTTGTTGATATTTGTTTGCGtctcgagaaaaaagttgaaaataagaattagactgggccaaaaaaatcaatattttttttctaaaaaatatatcgagtaTATTATtcagaatgacgaaaaaagaaatttggtgaaaattagagcccttaatattaattttaagagATCTATCATTgccgtttttgatttttatgcaTGATTCGATGTTTTACGCCAAAACTGCTAGGagattgaagtgaaaaaaattgatttccactcaattttatataaaattgaatttcctacaaaaaaaggtctgattgaaaattttcttcagacgagccgtttccgagttattaAGCTTTTTCAATCGATATACTTTTTCGGTTTGACTGTTTTACTTTGGAGTTTTGTAACTAATGAatcaatgaatataaaaatgaaaccattCTTGAAGCAAATTTGATGCTCTCTAAAAAAGGCCTCTTGGTATTTTTCCCTAAATTTACTTCTTCAGGAGGTATTCAcgattgaaatagaaaaaaaaattgaaattttaagttttttgTTCTTTACTCAATCTTTTTCCACTTCAAGGACTAAATTGACTTTTTCGAACaagatttatcatttttcatcaaaaatctttcaatatttatccTTATTCTAACAAAATTATCACAAAAGTATCTAAATTTAAcgatgtatggtacaaaagtgtaaataattagaaattgatcaaatttggtgataatgttcttcaacatcaagtgcgaaaacacaatttttttcaaaattttcttctacttagttatcaagtaattacgcattaaagcagatttcttatgcccggaatgtatacctatatggtaaatatttactt
This sequence is a window from Venturia canescens isolate UGA chromosome 8, ASM1945775v1, whole genome shotgun sequence. Protein-coding genes within it:
- the LOC122414707 gene encoding uncharacterized protein; translation: MSVLDDRPRDKFGKFTTKKKLQWKENIVIANKRRKIISERANDLIVDGRRIVEIKRLAEDMWCSTCDAPLSFRYIEDEKIIGLASIFYVRCQLCLLLLEVRTSKGHKQDNYTHFDINVKNSLAMIDAGVGISQLNSIFSALNIPIVSGTLVKRNERHVGKALEKLARETCREAVKLERELTQTTTLSSDQQPSYQSEQDVVPLKVSFDTGWQKKGSGRSYNSLTGHGIAVGSKSGKVLAYGTKNKRCIRCEKGHKPSDHDCRLNHTGSSKSMEGAIAVEILAKNSMFVEEGVVIGTLIGDDDSSTIAQVRRESDHPVEKESDKNHAVCTLSKNMWALKIPGKVIEYIKYCFGCVLIKNKGNEEAVRRGILNIVPHAFDDHSNCCRSWCGFVDNPENYKHKILPDGKGLTDVNMRASLTAILTKFAANSKRLAPCGSTQANESFHNISLSKTTKRCHYGGSESNDFRVASAVCQKNHGTSYVVEANMKLSLSPGKYTKTHREKKDKMRISRALAATTVEKKRRRRQLHRLRHSKNVVSENKEGITYLSGSGFHSFDDNNNDFTQSNESIPNDSRYAFFDVETTGLSKSSEIVQLSAKIDDREFDAYLVPTCGFAPTASLVTGLSVEEGVLYRNGVKMATKSRTLTIKSFIDFLSPGPVILIAHNGGRFDAPLLIKQVQILGLMDNFLSVVCGFCDTLPLFKKMLPDRVKSKGSFSQTALAEDFIAIGSSAGAHNSMVDVITLENIVKIVGVTEENLRSNAVTVKSIITQEIQAAKTADIKKGLDCLKNGVSIGMLTKIAKAGITIENLTKSLLDGGEDAVVMLLGVDVNGRPRVTKNKRVLQNLIAELKKYP